Proteins from a genomic interval of Stenotrophomonas maltophilia R551-3:
- the xseA gene encoding exodeoxyribonuclease VII large subunit, giving the protein MQPRNNDILTPSQLNTLARDLLEGSFPAIWVEAELGSVARPSSGHLYFTLKDARAQLRAAMFRMKAQYLKFVPREGMRVLVRGKVTLYDARGEYQMVLDHMEEAGEGALRRAFEELKARLEAEGLFDQARKRPMPAHVQRLAVITSPTGAAVRDVLSVLGRRFPLLEVDLLPTLVQGNSAAAQITRLLQAADASGRYDVILLTRGGGSLEDLWAFNDEALARAIAASRTPVVSAVGHETDFSLSDFAADLRAPTPSVAAELLVPDQRELALRLRRNAARMVQLQRHTMQQAMQRADRALLRLNAQSPQARLDLLRRRQLDLGRRLHAAFNQQQERRAARLRHAAAILRGHHPQRQLDAMQRRLAALRGRPQIAMQRLLERDALRLRGLARSLEAVSPLATVARGYSILTRSDDGTLVRQVDQVQPGDALQARVGDGVIDVQVK; this is encoded by the coding sequence ATGCAGCCACGCAACAACGACATCCTTACCCCCAGCCAACTCAACACCCTGGCCCGCGACCTGCTGGAAGGCAGCTTCCCGGCGATCTGGGTCGAGGCCGAACTGGGCAGCGTGGCGCGGCCTTCCTCCGGGCACCTGTATTTCACCCTGAAGGACGCACGTGCGCAGCTGCGCGCGGCGATGTTCCGGATGAAGGCGCAGTACCTGAAGTTCGTGCCGCGCGAAGGCATGCGCGTGCTGGTGCGCGGCAAGGTGACGCTGTACGACGCCCGTGGCGAGTACCAGATGGTGCTGGACCACATGGAAGAAGCCGGCGAAGGCGCACTGCGCCGCGCCTTCGAGGAGCTGAAGGCACGGCTTGAAGCCGAAGGCCTGTTCGATCAGGCGCGCAAGCGCCCGATGCCGGCGCACGTGCAGCGCCTGGCGGTGATCACCTCGCCCACTGGCGCTGCCGTGCGCGACGTGCTGAGCGTGCTCGGCCGCCGTTTCCCGCTGCTGGAAGTGGACCTGCTGCCGACCCTGGTCCAGGGCAACAGTGCCGCGGCGCAGATCACCCGCCTGCTGCAGGCCGCCGATGCCAGCGGCCGCTACGACGTGATCCTGCTGACCCGCGGTGGTGGATCGCTGGAAGACCTGTGGGCGTTCAACGATGAAGCGCTGGCCCGTGCGATCGCCGCCAGCCGCACCCCGGTGGTGTCGGCAGTGGGCCACGAAACCGACTTCAGCCTCAGCGATTTCGCCGCCGACCTACGCGCACCCACGCCGTCGGTCGCCGCCGAGCTGCTGGTGCCGGACCAGCGCGAACTGGCGCTGCGCCTGCGCCGCAATGCCGCGCGCATGGTGCAGCTGCAACGGCATACGATGCAGCAGGCCATGCAGCGCGCCGACCGCGCCCTGCTGCGTCTGAACGCCCAGAGCCCGCAGGCCCGGCTGGATCTGCTGCGCCGCCGCCAGCTGGATCTGGGGCGGCGCCTGCACGCTGCCTTCAACCAGCAGCAGGAGCGCCGTGCTGCGCGCCTGCGGCATGCGGCTGCGATCCTGCGCGGGCACCATCCGCAGCGCCAGCTCGACGCGATGCAGCGCCGCCTGGCTGCCCTGCGCGGGCGCCCGCAGATTGCGATGCAGCGCCTGCTGGAACGCGATGCACTGCGCCTGCGCGGGCTGGCGCGTTCGCTGGAAGCGGTCAGCCCGTTGGCAACCGTGGCCCGTGGCTACAGCATCCTGACCCGCAGCGATGACGGCACGCTGGTACGGCAGGTCGACCAGGTGCAGCCGGGTGACGCCCTGCAGGCTCGCGTCGGCGACGGCGTGATCGACGTGCAGGTCAAGTAA
- a CDS encoding M48 family metallopeptidase, translating to MSNDPFSRSQQGPQRRGLFGNIRWWVLLLAAGYAAFYWFSNRTVDPYTGEKVMIDSSLDARQETALGLQAYQQILSQERPMDPNAPIARDVRDIALRLIAKVDVVETALAQEHGVQPAHFARDFQWEVNVIPSEQANAFCLPGGKMAVYTGLVPVARTRDAMAVVMGHEIAHALLRHGAQRMAQQKLTQIGQVAGAASGMDAQQQQMMMSAMGYGYLLPYARSHETQADEVGLMLAAAACFDPREAVPLWQRMGQASGGQAPPEFSSTHPNPGTRIQNLQALMPKALEYRQKFCEQAK from the coding sequence ATGAGCAACGATCCCTTCTCCCGCTCGCAGCAGGGCCCGCAGCGGCGCGGCCTGTTCGGCAACATCCGGTGGTGGGTGCTGCTGCTGGCCGCCGGCTACGCCGCGTTCTACTGGTTCTCCAACCGCACGGTCGACCCCTACACCGGCGAGAAGGTGATGATCGACAGCAGCCTGGATGCGCGCCAGGAGACCGCACTGGGGCTGCAGGCCTACCAGCAGATCCTGTCGCAGGAACGGCCGATGGACCCGAATGCGCCGATCGCACGCGACGTGCGCGACATCGCCCTGCGCCTGATCGCCAAGGTGGACGTGGTGGAGACCGCGCTGGCGCAGGAGCACGGCGTGCAGCCGGCGCATTTCGCGCGTGATTTCCAGTGGGAAGTGAACGTGATCCCGTCCGAGCAGGCCAATGCGTTCTGCCTGCCTGGCGGCAAGATGGCGGTCTACACCGGCCTGGTGCCGGTGGCACGCACCCGCGATGCGATGGCAGTGGTGATGGGCCATGAAATCGCCCATGCGCTGCTGCGCCACGGTGCACAGCGCATGGCCCAGCAGAAGCTGACCCAGATCGGGCAGGTGGCTGGCGCTGCCAGCGGCATGGACGCGCAGCAGCAACAGATGATGATGTCGGCGATGGGCTACGGTTACCTGCTGCCCTACGCGCGCAGCCACGAGACCCAGGCGGATGAGGTGGGGCTGATGCTGGCGGCGGCGGCCTGCTTCGATCCACGCGAGGCGGTGCCGCTGTGGCAGCGCATGGGCCAGGCCAGCGGTGGCCAGGCACCACCGGAATTCTCCTCGACCCATCCCAACCCGGGTACCCGCATCCAGAACCTGCAGGCGCTGATGCCGAAGGCGCTCGAGTACCGGCAGAAGTTCTGCGAGCAGGCAAAGTAG